In Pseudorasbora parva isolate DD20220531a chromosome 9, ASM2467924v1, whole genome shotgun sequence, the following proteins share a genomic window:
- the golim4b gene encoding Golgi integral membrane protein 4b isoform X2 encodes MGKGICSRRQRRIFQSFLLLIFVCGTLCAFMISYEMHKELKKTEATALKYQQHQESLSAQLQVVYEHHSKLEKSLQKERLEHKKAEEDFLVFKRESQKALNKEKQESTYRLNALQTEHQILKSQHEDLKMQYYELQEKHQNQGQDHEHVLDEHRLEIDNLQREKEVEISRLKENMYNLREENRQLRKAHQDIYTQLLDVQEQHKNLQASKDHLKLALEDHKNALVAAQVEGYEENGKGLSPQGVLEIENNNATKVAMKQPRKIDIFAEGNGKKEERSTSKDRGGEDKGEKAVLEHSLSNPEELGINPRNALSQSPEKQTQTEPLRRTKVHFEALDTVIAGNAVQSHHVMAVREDAKDVDDTHKHDKDLGGKLKVLKAKLNIENEANNQNEDEFKKAEEETEYKTSVNKIRPEEDEQLVVAGNPEQQKDQPDEQYEDNVEDETLDDSVHDRKKRAEEEESEEGPYSE; translated from the exons ATGGGGAAAGGAATTTGTTCGAGACGGCAGAGAAGAATATTCCAGTCTTTCCTACTTCTCATCTTCGTTTGCGGGACGTTGTGCGCTTTCATGATCTCATATGAGATGCATAAAGAGCTGAAAAAGACCGAGGCGACGGCTTTGAAGTACCAGCAGCATCAAGAGTCACTTTCTGCGCAGCTGCAAG TGGTATATGAGCATCATTCTAAACTAGAGAAATCCCTCCAGAAAGAGAGACTCGAGCATAAGAAGGCTGAAGAGG ATTTCCTTGTGTTTAAGCGGGAATCACAGAAGGCCCTCAACAAAGAAAAG CAAGAATCAACCTATCGACTGAACGCTCTGCAGACAGAGCATCAAATACTGAAG TCCCAGCATGAAGACTTAAAGATGCAATACTATGAACTTCAAGAGAAGCACCAGAATCAAGGGCAGGATCATGAACATGTGCTGGATGAGCACAGGCTGGAAATAGACAACCTGCAGAGAGAGAAGGAGGTTGAAATATCCAGACTGAAAG AGAACATGTATAACCTTCGAGAGGAGAACAGACAGCTGCGGAAAGCTCACCAGGACATCTATACACAGTTACTTGATGTGCAG GAACAGCACAAGAACCTGCAAGCTTCAAAAGATCATCTCAAACTTGCATTAGAAGACCATAAAAATGCACTTGTTGCAGCTCAG GTAGAAGGATATGAGGAAAATGGAAAAGGGTTATCCCCTCAAGGTGTGTTGGAGATTGAAAATAACAATGCGACCAAAGTGGCAATGAAGCAGCCTCGGAAAATTGATATTTTTGCTGAGGGAAATGGCAAGAAAGAGGAGAGAAGCACATCAAAGGATAGAGGAGGAGAGGATAAGGGGGAAAAGGCAGTGCTGGAACATTCCTTATCAAACCCAGAAGAGCTGGGCATTAACCCTCGCAACGCACTAAGCCAAAGCCCGGagaaacagacacagacagagcCACTTCGCAGAACCAAAGTACACTTTGAGGCTTTGGATACAGTTATTGCTG GAAATGCCGTGCAATCGCATCATGTTATGGCTGTACGAGAAGATGCAAAAGATGTAGATGACACTCATAAGCATGACAAG GACCTAGGAGGAAAACTAAAGGTCCTAAAGGCAAAACTAAATATTGAGAACGAGGCCAACAACCAGAACGAAGATGAATTTAAAAAGGCAGAAGAGGAAACTGAGTACAAGACCAGTGTGAACAAGATCAGGCCTGAGGAAGATGAGCAGCTTGTG GTGGCAGGCAATCCAGAGCAGCAAAAGGACCAGCCGGATGAGCAATATGAGGACAATGTAGAGGATGAG ACTCTTGATGACTCAGTGCATGACAGAAAGAAGAGAGCAGAGGAGGAAGAGAGTGAAGAAGGTCCCTACAGTGAGTAA
- the golim4b gene encoding Golgi integral membrane protein 4b isoform X1, with protein sequence MGKGICSRRQRRIFQSFLLLIFVCGTLCAFMISYEMHKELKKTEATALKYQQHQESLSAQLQVVYEHHSKLEKSLQKERLEHKKAEEDFLVFKRESQKALNKEKQESTYRLNALQTEHQILKSQHEDLKMQYYELQEKHQNQGQDHEHVLDEHRLEIDNLQREKEVEISRLKENMYNLREENRQLRKAHQDIYTQLLDVQEQHKNLQASKDHLKLALEDHKNALVAAQVEGYEENGKGLSPQGVLEIENNNATKVAMKQPRKIDIFAEGNGKKEERSTSKDRGGEDKGEKAVLEHSLSNPEELGINPRNALSQSPEKQTQTEPLRRTKVHFEALDTVIAGNAVQSHHVMAVREDAKDVDDTHKHDKDLGGKLKVLKAKLNIENEANNQNEDEFKKAEEETEYKTSVNKIRPEEDEQLVVAGNPEQQKDQPDEQYEDNVEDETLDDSVHDRKKRAEEEESEEGPYRPQ encoded by the exons ATGGGGAAAGGAATTTGTTCGAGACGGCAGAGAAGAATATTCCAGTCTTTCCTACTTCTCATCTTCGTTTGCGGGACGTTGTGCGCTTTCATGATCTCATATGAGATGCATAAAGAGCTGAAAAAGACCGAGGCGACGGCTTTGAAGTACCAGCAGCATCAAGAGTCACTTTCTGCGCAGCTGCAAG TGGTATATGAGCATCATTCTAAACTAGAGAAATCCCTCCAGAAAGAGAGACTCGAGCATAAGAAGGCTGAAGAGG ATTTCCTTGTGTTTAAGCGGGAATCACAGAAGGCCCTCAACAAAGAAAAG CAAGAATCAACCTATCGACTGAACGCTCTGCAGACAGAGCATCAAATACTGAAG TCCCAGCATGAAGACTTAAAGATGCAATACTATGAACTTCAAGAGAAGCACCAGAATCAAGGGCAGGATCATGAACATGTGCTGGATGAGCACAGGCTGGAAATAGACAACCTGCAGAGAGAGAAGGAGGTTGAAATATCCAGACTGAAAG AGAACATGTATAACCTTCGAGAGGAGAACAGACAGCTGCGGAAAGCTCACCAGGACATCTATACACAGTTACTTGATGTGCAG GAACAGCACAAGAACCTGCAAGCTTCAAAAGATCATCTCAAACTTGCATTAGAAGACCATAAAAATGCACTTGTTGCAGCTCAG GTAGAAGGATATGAGGAAAATGGAAAAGGGTTATCCCCTCAAGGTGTGTTGGAGATTGAAAATAACAATGCGACCAAAGTGGCAATGAAGCAGCCTCGGAAAATTGATATTTTTGCTGAGGGAAATGGCAAGAAAGAGGAGAGAAGCACATCAAAGGATAGAGGAGGAGAGGATAAGGGGGAAAAGGCAGTGCTGGAACATTCCTTATCAAACCCAGAAGAGCTGGGCATTAACCCTCGCAACGCACTAAGCCAAAGCCCGGagaaacagacacagacagagcCACTTCGCAGAACCAAAGTACACTTTGAGGCTTTGGATACAGTTATTGCTG GAAATGCCGTGCAATCGCATCATGTTATGGCTGTACGAGAAGATGCAAAAGATGTAGATGACACTCATAAGCATGACAAG GACCTAGGAGGAAAACTAAAGGTCCTAAAGGCAAAACTAAATATTGAGAACGAGGCCAACAACCAGAACGAAGATGAATTTAAAAAGGCAGAAGAGGAAACTGAGTACAAGACCAGTGTGAACAAGATCAGGCCTGAGGAAGATGAGCAGCTTGTG GTGGCAGGCAATCCAGAGCAGCAAAAGGACCAGCCGGATGAGCAATATGAGGACAATGTAGAGGATGAG ACTCTTGATGACTCAGTGCATGACAGAAAGAAGAGAGCAGAGGAGGAAGAGAGTGAAGAAGGTCCCTACA GGCCTCAATAA